The sequence CCCTCGGTGCACGCCCCGGCGAGCCCGGACGCGGTCCCGATGAGCCCCGCCCCGGTGGCGCCGCCGGCCCCGCTGGTCGACTCCGCGCTGAGCCTGACCGCCCCGCCGCAGCCGGTTCCGATCCGCTTCCGCGCCCCCAGCGTGGGCATCGACACCCCGATCCTCGCCGTCGGCCGGACCGCCACCGGGTCCATGGACGCCCCCGAGGGGCCGGCCACCTCACCGAACTGGCAGGAGTCCTTCTGGTACCGCGGCGGCTCCGAGCCCGGCCAGCAGGGCACCACCACGATCGCCGGCCACGTCGACGACGTGCTCGGCCGCCCCGCCGCCTTCTGGAACATCCGCCAGCTCAAGCCGGGCGACGTCGTCGAGATCGCCGACCAGCGCTCCGGCGGGCACTCCCGCTACCGGATCACCGACGCCGCCGTGTACAGCTACGCGCAGGCGAACTCGCCGGACCTGCTCCAGCGGCTCTACGGCGACGCCGCGTACAACGGCGATCCCACCCAGCGCAACCTGGCCGCCGACGCGGTGAGCCGGATCAGCATCATCACCTGCACGGGCACCTTCCACCGCGGCTCGAGCTTCGGCTACGACCACCGCTTCATCGCCTTCGGCATCCTGGTCCCCGACGACCTCGGCCCGGCGGCGACCA is a genomic window of Candidatus Dormiibacterota bacterium containing:
- a CDS encoding class F sortase is translated as MRVMIGATVLLLLGGCGRPETTATTVTAQLPSVHAPASPDAVPMSPAPVAPPAPLVDSALSLTAPPQPVPIRFRAPSVGIDTPILAVGRTATGSMDAPEGPATSPNWQESFWYRGGSEPGQQGTTTIAGHVDDVLGRPAAFWNIRQLKPGDVVEIADQRSGGHSRYRITDAAVYSYAQANSPDLLQRLYGDAAYNGDPTQRNLAADAVSRISIITCTGTFHRGSSFGYDHRFIAFGILVPDDLGPAATIPPSDLHLF